A single genomic interval of Polaribacter vadi harbors:
- a CDS encoding DUF4290 domain-containing protein yields MTFDLEYNSARTLMIIPEYGRHVQKLVDHCLALETKEERNEMALAIVDVMGNLQPHLRDVPDFKHKLWDQLYIMSDFKLDADSPYPIPSREELQEKPERLPYPKYASKYRYYGNNIQTMIDVALSWEEGDKREALVFTIANHMKKCYLNWNKDTVDDAVIFKHLYDLSNGEFDLRDSDEDLSESKNLLKKRNSQGQNTSKSTYKKPHNNNKGRKRY; encoded by the coding sequence ATGACATTCGATTTAGAATATAATTCAGCAAGAACATTAATGATAATTCCAGAATATGGCAGACATGTTCAAAAATTGGTAGATCATTGCCTAGCATTAGAAACCAAAGAAGAACGTAATGAAATGGCATTAGCAATTGTTGATGTTATGGGAAATTTACAGCCACATTTAAGAGATGTTCCAGATTTTAAACACAAACTTTGGGATCAACTTTATATAATGTCCGATTTTAAATTGGATGCAGATTCACCTTATCCAATTCCTTCAAGAGAAGAATTGCAAGAAAAGCCAGAACGTTTACCTTATCCAAAATATGCCTCAAAGTATCGTTATTATGGTAACAATATTCAAACAATGATCGACGTTGCTTTGAGCTGGGAAGAAGGAGATAAAAGAGAAGCGTTGGTTTTTACAATTGCAAACCACATGAAAAAGTGTTATTTAAATTGGAATAAAGACACTGTAGATGATGCTGTAATTTTTAAACATTTATATGATTTATCTAATGGAGAATTCGATTTAAGAGATTCTGATGAGGATTTGTCAGAAAGTAAAAACTTATTAAAAAAGAGAAATTCTCAAGGTCAGAACACCTCAAAAAGTACTTACAAGAAACCACACAATAATAATAAAGGTAGAAAAAGATATTAG
- the murA gene encoding UDP-N-acetylglucosamine 1-carboxyvinyltransferase — translation MASFKIEGGHKLKGTITPQGAKNEVLQILCAVLLTPEKVTINNVPDIIDVNKLIFILGELGVKVEKLSSNAYSFQADELNLEYLESDDFKRDGSSLRGSIMIVGPLLARFGKGYIPKPGGDKIGRRRLDTHFEGFIRLGAKFRYNKEDKFYGVEAEELFGTDMLLDEASVTGTANILMASVLATGTTKIYNAACEPYIQQLCKMLNSMGADITGVGSNLLTINGVDSLGGCEHRVLPDMIEIGSWIGVAVMTRSELTIKDVSWENLGQIPNVFRKLGIQFEKRGDDIYIPEQESYEIQNYIDGSVLTVADAPWPGFTPDLLSIVLVIATQAKGTVLIHQKMFESRLFFVDKLIDMGAKVILCDPHRATVIGMNFESSLKATKMTSPDIRAGISLLIAALSATGTSIINNIEQIDRGYENIEARLKSIGAKIERIE, via the coding sequence ATGGCATCATTTAAAATTGAAGGAGGACACAAACTAAAAGGAACAATTACACCTCAAGGAGCAAAAAATGAAGTTTTACAAATACTTTGTGCAGTTTTATTAACTCCAGAAAAAGTAACGATAAACAATGTTCCAGATATTATTGATGTTAATAAACTGATATTTATTTTAGGAGAATTAGGGGTTAAAGTAGAGAAATTAAGTAGCAATGCATATTCATTTCAAGCAGATGAATTGAATCTTGAATATTTAGAATCAGATGATTTTAAAAGAGATGGAAGCTCTTTAAGAGGTTCTATTATGATTGTTGGTCCATTATTGGCACGTTTTGGAAAAGGATATATTCCTAAACCTGGAGGTGATAAAATCGGAAGAAGACGTTTAGATACGCATTTTGAAGGTTTTATAAGATTAGGTGCAAAATTTAGATACAATAAAGAAGACAAATTTTACGGAGTAGAAGCAGAAGAATTATTTGGTACAGATATGTTACTAGATGAAGCTTCTGTAACAGGAACTGCCAATATTTTAATGGCGTCTGTTTTAGCAACAGGAACTACAAAAATTTACAACGCAGCTTGCGAACCTTACATTCAGCAATTATGTAAAATGTTGAATTCAATGGGTGCAGATATTACAGGAGTTGGCTCAAATTTATTAACCATAAATGGCGTAGATTCTTTAGGAGGTTGTGAGCACAGAGTTTTACCAGACATGATTGAAATTGGTTCTTGGATTGGTGTTGCAGTAATGACACGTTCAGAATTAACTATCAAAGATGTTAGTTGGGAAAACTTAGGGCAAATACCAAATGTATTTAGAAAACTTGGAATTCAATTCGAAAAAAGAGGCGATGATATTTACATTCCAGAACAAGAATCGTACGAAATTCAGAATTATATAGATGGTTCAGTTTTAACAGTAGCAGATGCTCCTTGGCCTGGTTTTACACCAGATTTATTGAGTATTGTTTTAGTAATTGCAACCCAAGCAAAAGGAACTGTTTTAATTCATCAAAAAATGTTCGAAAGCCGTTTGTTTTTTGTGGATAAATTAATAGATATGGGCGCAAAAGTTATTTTGTGCGATCCTCACAGAGCCACAGTTATTGGTATGAATTTTGAAAGTTCTTTAAAAGCAACAAAAATGACTTCTCCAGATATTAGAGCAGGAATTTCTTTGTTAATAGCAGCACTTTCTGCAACAGGAACAAGCATCATCAACAATATTGAGCAAATAGATAGAGGCTATGAAAACATAGAAGCACGTTTAAAATCTATTGGAGCAAAAATTGAAAGAATAGAGTAA
- a CDS encoding nucleotide exchange factor GrpE, with the protein MSKKEDIKDEEINNEQETAQVEENQEVEVEVVKEEPTTEELLATEKDKFLRLFAEFENYKKRTTRERIELYKTAGQELMTSLLPVVDDFERALTHIAEDIEAEELRKGVLLIYNKFYNTLEQKGLSKIETNAGDVFDAEIHEAITQIPAPSEDLKGKIIDCVEKGYKMGTKIIRYPKVVIGQ; encoded by the coding sequence ATGAGTAAGAAAGAAGATATAAAAGACGAAGAAATAAACAACGAGCAAGAAACTGCACAAGTTGAAGAAAATCAAGAGGTTGAAGTAGAAGTAGTGAAAGAAGAACCTACTACAGAAGAATTACTAGCAACAGAAAAAGATAAGTTTTTACGTCTGTTTGCAGAGTTCGAAAACTATAAAAAGAGAACAACCAGAGAAAGAATTGAATTATATAAGACAGCAGGACAAGAATTAATGACATCTTTACTGCCAGTTGTAGATGATTTTGAACGTGCTTTGACACATATTGCAGAAGATATAGAAGCAGAAGAATTAAGAAAAGGAGTTTTATTGATTTACAATAAATTCTACAATACTCTAGAGCAAAAAGGCTTATCAAAAATAGAAACCAATGCTGGTGATGTTTTTGATGCTGAAATTCATGAAGCAATTACACAAATTCCTGCACCATCAGAAGATTTAAAAGGAAAAATAATCGATTGTGTAGAGAAAGGATATAAAATGGGTACTAAAATTATTCGTTATCCAAAAGTAGTAATAGGACAGTAA
- the dnaJ gene encoding molecular chaperone DnaJ — MAKQDFYEILGISKSATQAEIKKGYRKMAIKYHPDKNPDDKTAEEKFKLAAEAYEVLSDENKKARYDQYGHQAFDGPQGGGGFGGGGMNMDDIFSQFGDIFGGGGGGFGGFGGGGQRQARVKGSNMRIRVKLTLEEIAKGVEKKVKVRRKVQADGVRYKTCTTCNGSGQQMRVTNTILGRMQTATTCSTCSGAGEIISSKPNEADAQGLIIKEETVSINIPAGVTEGVQLKVGGKGNDAPGKNSISGDLLVLIEEVPHETLKREGTNIHYDLYINFSEAVLGTSKEVETVTGKVKIKIDPGTQSGKILRLKGKGLPSIERYGTGDFLIHTNVWTPQELDKEQRQFFEKMSDNSNFTPSPNNTDKSFFEKVKDMFS, encoded by the coding sequence ATGGCAAAACAAGATTTTTACGAAATATTAGGCATTTCTAAATCTGCAACACAAGCAGAAATTAAGAAAGGTTATAGAAAAATGGCAATCAAATATCATCCAGATAAAAACCCAGATGATAAAACTGCTGAAGAGAAATTCAAATTAGCTGCAGAAGCTTACGAAGTTTTGAGTGACGAAAATAAAAAAGCAAGATATGATCAATATGGTCATCAAGCTTTTGACGGTCCTCAAGGTGGAGGTGGTTTTGGTGGTGGTGGAATGAATATGGATGACATATTTAGCCAGTTTGGAGACATTTTCGGTGGTGGAGGTGGAGGCTTTGGTGGTTTTGGTGGTGGAGGCCAAAGACAAGCCAGAGTTAAAGGTAGTAATATGCGAATTCGTGTAAAACTTACTTTAGAAGAAATTGCCAAAGGTGTAGAAAAGAAAGTAAAAGTTCGTAGAAAAGTACAAGCAGATGGTGTGCGTTATAAAACGTGTACAACTTGTAATGGTTCTGGACAACAAATGCGAGTTACCAATACTATTTTAGGTAGAATGCAAACAGCTACTACTTGTAGTACTTGTTCTGGAGCTGGAGAAATTATCAGTTCTAAACCAAATGAAGCAGATGCACAAGGCTTAATTATTAAAGAAGAAACTGTATCAATTAATATTCCTGCTGGTGTAACAGAAGGTGTACAGTTAAAAGTTGGGGGAAAAGGAAATGATGCTCCAGGTAAAAACTCTATTTCTGGAGATTTACTAGTGCTAATTGAAGAAGTTCCTCACGAAACTTTAAAAAGAGAAGGTACAAATATTCATTATGATTTATACATCAATTTCTCTGAAGCTGTTTTAGGAACTAGCAAAGAGGTTGAAACTGTAACTGGTAAAGTGAAAATTAAAATTGATCCAGGTACACAATCAGGTAAAATTCTTCGATTAAAAGGAAAAGGTTTACCTAGTATAGAACGTTATGGAACAGGAGATTTCTTAATTCATACCAATGTTTGGACACCTCAGGAATTAGACAAAGAACAAAGACAGTTTTTTGAAAAAATGAGCGATAAT